Proteins from one Chitinophaga oryzae genomic window:
- a CDS encoding alpha/beta hydrolase family protein: MKAVYRSLAVFFSLILLGIYGGLYTARIERPFPAEPPPPDTGLTELVLERQGFVTELVRKRHMVDTPAPKRLFSLVYYPTAMGNMVAYLSKVPKDGRLHPAVIWINDGLTNSIGDTETGAPFRKAGIVMMYPALRGGSGNPGYVESGFGEVDDIVAAADFLAQQPGIDPERIYLGGVGVGATEVMLTAECSSRFRAVFSFNPMIIMNDHQSDEDSLTYSVFDIREIELRTPVKWLRSIRRPVYVLGGAEGYLFHMRWWKEQATGVGEKDLRFYVMPGKDHVSAVEPVCRLLAAAVLRDTTGQKGVFAFEPQLLPLMDK, from the coding sequence ATGAAAGCTGTTTATCGTTCGTTGGCTGTTTTCTTTTCCTTGATACTGTTGGGCATATACGGTGGCCTTTATACTGCCAGGATCGAGCGGCCGTTTCCCGCGGAGCCGCCGCCGCCGGATACCGGGTTGACGGAGCTGGTCCTGGAGCGCCAGGGGTTTGTGACAGAACTGGTGCGAAAGCGGCATATGGTGGATACGCCTGCGCCGAAGCGGCTATTTTCACTGGTATATTATCCTACGGCGATGGGTAACATGGTGGCTTACCTGAGTAAGGTACCAAAGGATGGCCGGTTGCATCCGGCAGTCATATGGATCAACGATGGGCTGACGAATAGCATCGGTGATACAGAGACAGGGGCGCCGTTCAGAAAAGCCGGAATTGTGATGATGTACCCAGCCTTACGGGGAGGCAGCGGTAATCCGGGATACGTGGAATCCGGTTTCGGGGAGGTGGATGATATTGTGGCCGCTGCGGATTTTCTGGCGCAACAACCGGGAATAGATCCGGAACGTATATACCTGGGCGGAGTGGGTGTTGGCGCTACGGAGGTGATGTTGACAGCGGAGTGCAGCAGCCGGTTCCGGGCGGTGTTTAGCTTTAACCCGATGATAATCATGAATGACCACCAGTCGGATGAAGATTCACTGACATACAGTGTCTTCGATATCCGCGAGATAGAGTTACGGACGCCGGTAAAATGGCTGAGGTCTATTCGTAGGCCTGTATATGTGTTGGGGGGTGCAGAAGGATATTTGTTTCACATGAGATGGTGGAAAGAGCAGGCAACCGGGGTGGGGGAGAAGGACCTTCGTTTTTACGTGATGCCTGGTAAGGACCATGTTTCGGCGGTGGAGCCGGTGTGCCGGTTGCTGGCGGCGGCTGTGCTACGGGATACGACCGGTCAGAAGGGTGTCTTTGCATTTGAACCGCAGCTATTGCCTTTGATGGATAAGTGA